From a single Emcibacter nanhaiensis genomic region:
- a CDS encoding 4-(cytidine 5'-diphospho)-2-C-methyl-D-erythritol kinase, producing the protein MATPPDNVPRFTEAAPAKINLDLRVTGRRADGYHLLDSLVVFADCGDRLDYYPGDGLAFEITGPFAAGLEADENNLVCRAIRSFATNAGVQVTGRFVLTKNLPVASGIGGGSADAAAALRLLTRLYPGALGADHLNEVALSLGADVPACLVSRSLRMQSVGEAITPVKLDFPLYILLANPGISVETARIFGDLKASGFSFSPERRLPREIATPDQLLSILQNSSNDLQRPACQRVPEVAGLIDEIAGLSGCLYAAMSGSGATCFGLFASLEEARSARENMSVDSKNYWLNAGTIL; encoded by the coding sequence ATGGCAACTCCTCCAGATAACGTTCCCCGCTTTACGGAAGCAGCACCGGCCAAGATTAACCTGGACTTGAGAGTGACGGGCCGACGGGCCGATGGCTATCACCTGCTGGACAGTCTTGTGGTCTTTGCCGATTGTGGCGACAGGCTCGACTATTATCCCGGCGACGGTCTTGCCTTCGAGATCACGGGGCCGTTTGCCGCAGGACTTGAGGCGGACGAAAACAATCTTGTCTGTCGGGCAATCCGGTCCTTTGCGACAAATGCCGGGGTTCAGGTGACTGGCCGGTTTGTACTGACCAAGAACCTGCCGGTGGCTTCCGGAATTGGCGGCGGTTCGGCCGACGCCGCCGCAGCGCTTCGCCTGCTGACCCGTCTCTATCCCGGCGCTCTTGGGGCAGATCATCTGAATGAAGTAGCACTTTCTCTGGGGGCGGATGTGCCGGCCTGTCTTGTCAGCAGGAGCCTGCGGATGCAATCCGTTGGGGAGGCTATAACGCCGGTGAAACTTGATTTTCCGCTCTATATATTGCTTGCCAATCCCGGCATATCGGTTGAAACGGCCCGGATATTCGGCGACCTGAAGGCATCCGGCTTTTCTTTTTCACCGGAACGACGGCTGCCTCGCGAAATCGCCACGCCGGATCAGCTGTTATCCATTTTACAAAACAGTTCAAATGACCTGCAGCGACCGGCTTGTCAGCGTGTTCCCGAAGTGGCGGGACTGATTGATGAAATTGCCGGCTTGTCGGGGTGTCTGTATGCCGCCATGTCGGGAAGCGGGGCGACCTGTTTCGGGCTGTTTGCAAGCCTGGAGGAGGCCCGGTCAGCCAGAGAAAATATGTCAGTGGATTCAAAAAACTATTGGCTTAATGCCGGCACAATTTTATAA
- a CDS encoding SLBB domain-containing protein: MGTYIRPLKKILYFFCLLFVFFAQSVSAQYLDDSLVESLKKKAGTTSRPTEITSPLDKGREQQALYDRSDLQSLRYEELSRLEEDFQARLSSEIRQFGYKLFEQIPQENEVITGAVSDNYILGVGDELVINFQGSKTNSYSVKVDRNGRLVIPDLRPLTVVGRPLGEARRMLQEVVADTMIGTEVDVSLASFRMISVIVAGEVFEPGVVRTTSLSSGLEVLLLSGGVKKTGSLRNIKVYRGKEVYNIDLYNLLLGQNGADISLMDGDRIVVPVIGATIAVDGDVVRPGIYELRDGSDGVSFKDALALAGGTIRPRGYSFSHVQMDVNGRQAFHEITGNPKLKSSEALIASLKENSQLGRVELLGHVKAPGVRSLASAPTLKKMLGSLDNLEDDPYLLFGAIDRVDETTRSRRLIEFSPRKVMLGGEDFALKDRDRVIFFGRKDIAFLISEKVRNVILSGEYSDEEFKDEEEKRQKYCQPLENLARIIADSQSERFATAVRAVFVRKGAEEEKSRDREKLVDGELRAQYADKDMLAGASDKARTSEVVPSRATQEQMEKEYEETRERLCPAVFSETQNLLPFMLEYVVSVDGAIRQPGVYPVVKKTSLDALLSVSGGLSNDANTSRIEVANYVIEDSSKQFFINWDYVNSANQDLAKVLINPGGGVRVSSLFSNFEPGAVLLSGEFREPGVYTIRKGEKLSDLIVRAGGFTDQAYPYGAIFTRKRVKEIQQAQLKQAAQSLQSAMVSASVKKNVDADSLMAAQTLTDQLTSAEVIGRVVIEADPVKLLLDPSKDIVLEAGDALYVPKRPNFIVTVGDVLNPSALQFVPGKGVAQYLDEVGGFTRSADEDRVYIVYPNGVARPVNLSSWGGDNDLSVPPGTAIVVPTDFSPYDTLTLVKEIGSIVSSLAVSAASLAVIFTN, from the coding sequence ATGGGAACATATATTCGGCCATTGAAAAAAATTCTCTATTTTTTCTGTCTCCTTTTTGTATTTTTTGCCCAGTCTGTATCAGCTCAGTATCTGGATGACTCCCTGGTCGAGAGCCTGAAGAAAAAAGCCGGCACGACTTCCCGACCGACTGAAATTACATCTCCACTGGACAAGGGACGCGAGCAGCAGGCCCTCTATGACCGGTCGGACCTCCAAAGTCTCCGCTATGAGGAGTTGTCCCGGCTCGAAGAGGATTTTCAGGCGCGTCTTTCTTCCGAGATCCGTCAGTTCGGATATAAACTTTTTGAACAAATTCCCCAGGAAAATGAAGTCATTACCGGCGCAGTCTCCGACAATTACATTCTCGGCGTTGGTGACGAGCTTGTCATCAATTTCCAGGGCTCAAAAACAAATTCCTACAGTGTCAAGGTTGATCGGAATGGTCGGCTGGTTATTCCGGACCTTCGCCCCCTAACGGTCGTCGGCCGGCCTCTGGGGGAGGCCCGCAGAATGCTGCAGGAGGTTGTGGCCGACACCATGATCGGCACGGAAGTTGATGTCTCGCTGGCGTCCTTCCGCATGATATCCGTTATTGTTGCCGGGGAGGTTTTTGAGCCGGGGGTTGTGCGTACGACAAGTCTGTCATCCGGACTGGAAGTGCTGCTGCTGTCCGGTGGCGTCAAGAAGACCGGCTCGCTTCGCAATATCAAGGTGTATCGGGGTAAAGAGGTGTACAATATTGACCTCTATAATCTGCTCCTCGGCCAGAACGGGGCGGATATCTCGCTGATGGATGGAGACCGGATAGTGGTTCCGGTAATCGGTGCCACGATTGCGGTCGACGGTGACGTTGTTCGTCCCGGTATTTACGAATTGCGCGACGGTTCGGACGGCGTCTCCTTTAAGGACGCTCTCGCACTTGCCGGCGGAACAATCCGCCCGCGGGGATATAGCTTCAGCCACGTGCAAATGGATGTCAACGGCCGCCAGGCCTTCCATGAAATCACCGGTAATCCCAAGCTGAAAAGTTCAGAAGCCCTGATTGCGTCTCTCAAGGAGAACAGTCAGTTAGGCAGGGTGGAACTGCTTGGCCATGTGAAGGCACCTGGCGTCCGGTCGCTGGCGTCGGCGCCGACCCTGAAGAAAATGCTGGGAAGCCTGGATAACCTGGAAGATGACCCCTATCTGCTGTTTGGCGCCATTGACCGCGTTGACGAAACTACCCGAAGCCGCCGGCTGATTGAATTCAGTCCCCGCAAGGTGATGCTGGGTGGCGAGGACTTTGCGCTGAAAGACCGGGACCGGGTGATCTTTTTCGGGCGCAAGGATATTGCGTTTCTCATTTCGGAAAAAGTCAGAAACGTAATTCTCAGTGGGGAATATTCTGACGAGGAATTCAAGGATGAGGAAGAAAAACGACAGAAATATTGTCAGCCTCTGGAAAATCTGGCGCGGATTATTGCGGATTCCCAGTCTGAGCGGTTTGCAACAGCAGTAAGGGCCGTCTTTGTCAGGAAAGGGGCCGAGGAAGAAAAAAGCCGTGACCGGGAAAAACTTGTTGATGGTGAGTTGCGGGCCCAGTATGCGGACAAGGATATGCTCGCCGGTGCAAGCGACAAGGCCCGGACGTCTGAAGTCGTTCCTTCCAGAGCGACCCAGGAACAGATGGAAAAAGAATATGAGGAAACCCGTGAGCGCCTTTGTCCGGCTGTATTCTCTGAAACCCAAAATCTGCTGCCGTTCATGCTGGAATATGTGGTGTCCGTTGATGGTGCGATCAGGCAGCCCGGTGTTTATCCGGTAGTGAAAAAAACGTCCCTCGACGCCTTGTTGTCCGTCAGCGGCGGGCTTTCCAATGACGCCAACACCAGCCGAATTGAAGTGGCAAACTATGTCATCGAGGACTCCTCAAAACAGTTTTTTATAAACTGGGATTATGTGAATTCGGCAAACCAGGACCTTGCCAAGGTGCTGATTAACCCGGGTGGTGGCGTCAGGGTAAGTTCCCTGTTCTCCAATTTCGAGCCGGGTGCAGTCCTGCTTTCCGGCGAATTCAGGGAACCCGGGGTCTATACCATTCGCAAGGGTGAGAAACTGTCCGATCTCATCGTACGGGCTGGTGGTTTTACAGATCAGGCCTATCCTTACGGCGCAATCTTTACCAGAAAGCGGGTCAAGGAAATCCAGCAGGCTCAACTGAAACAGGCTGCCCAGTCCCTGCAGTCGGCCATGGTCTCGGCATCGGTCAAGAAAAATGTTGACGCGGACTCGCTGATGGCGGCCCAGACGCTTACCGATCAGCTAACCTCGGCTGAAGTCATCGGACGGGTGGTGATCGAGGCTGATCCCGTCAAACTTCTGCTGGACCCTTCCAAGGATATCGTACTTGAGGCCGGCGATGCGCTCTATGTTCCCAAAAGGCCCAACTTTATTGTTACCGTGGGCGATGTCCTGAACCCGAGCGCCCTGCAGTTTGTCCCCGGAAAGGGGGTCGCCCAATATCTCGATGAAGTGGGCGGCTTCACGCGTTCGGCGGATGAAGACAGGGTCTATATCGTCTATCCAAATGGCGTTGCGCGTCCGGTAAACCTGT